Proteins from a single region of Mycetohabitans endofungorum:
- a CDS encoding RidA family protein: MTESTSQGRVVPGKATPRGRFPHLQRAGDFLFVSGTSARRPDNTIVGASVDALGTVNLDIRAQTRAVIENIRDILRADEAELSNLVDISAFLVNMNDFGGYNEVYGEFFDETGPTRTTVAVHQLPHPHLLIEIKAVAYAPRQR, encoded by the coding sequence ATGACTGAATCGACTTCTCAAGGCCGCGTTGTGCCAGGCAAGGCCACGCCGCGCGGCCGATTTCCGCACCTGCAGCGTGCCGGTGACTTCTTGTTCGTGTCGGGCACCAGCGCGCGCCGTCCCGATAATACGATCGTCGGCGCGTCGGTCGATGCGCTCGGTACGGTCAACCTGGACATTCGGGCACAGACCCGGGCGGTGATCGAGAATATTCGCGATATTCTGCGCGCCGACGAGGCCGAACTCTCGAATCTGGTCGACATCTCGGCGTTCCTGGTCAACATGAATGACTTTGGCGGATACAACGAAGTCTATGGCGAGTTTTTTGACGAAACTGGCCCAACCCGCACGACCGTGGCCGTCCATCAGCTACCCCACCCGCACCTGCTGATCGAGATCAAGGCTGTCGCGTATGCGCCGCGCCAGCGTTGA
- a CDS encoding 2-hydroxymuconic semialdehyde dehydrogenase: MSIEPVTASPQPRLLRHYIDGEFVVGDVTFQDLSPVDGSQVALVCEADAHAVDRAVRAAWTAQLAGWRDTRPAQRADWLYRIAQGIEARFDAFVAAEVADTGRPVAQARALDVARGIANFRMFADLVRTANSEFFETHMADGGELINYVTRKPLGVVGIISPWNLPLLLLTWKVAPALAMGNCVVAKPSEETPGSATLLAEVIHEVGLPHGVFNLIHGHGPNAAGEFLSRHPDISAITFTGESRTGSTIMKTVADGVKNISFELGGKNAAVVFADADFDAAVDGVAKSSFTNAGQVCLCSERVYVERPIFERFVAALKQKAQALRVGAPEDPTTTMGPLISQHHRDKVLSYFRLAVEEGANVVTGGDVPHFGDARDRGAFVNPTIWTGLPDTARCVTEEIFGPVCHVAPFDSEEEVIGRVNHSAYGLAASVWTTRLARGHRVARQIETGIVWVNTWFVRDLRTPFGGAKLSGIGREGGRHSLDFYSELTNVCVKIG, translated from the coding sequence GTGAGCATCGAACCGGTCACCGCGTCGCCCCAACCCCGCTTGTTACGGCACTACATCGATGGTGAGTTCGTGGTGGGTGATGTCACGTTCCAGGACTTGAGCCCGGTCGACGGCTCGCAGGTTGCGTTGGTCTGCGAAGCTGACGCGCACGCCGTGGACCGCGCGGTGCGAGCAGCATGGACGGCCCAACTAGCCGGTTGGCGTGACACGAGGCCGGCGCAGCGGGCGGACTGGCTGTACCGGATTGCTCAGGGCATCGAAGCGCGCTTTGATGCATTCGTTGCCGCGGAAGTGGCGGACACCGGCCGTCCGGTTGCTCAAGCGCGGGCGCTGGATGTGGCGCGGGGCATCGCTAATTTCCGCATGTTCGCTGACTTGGTGCGTACCGCAAACAGCGAGTTTTTCGAAACTCATATGGCGGACGGCGGTGAGCTAATCAATTATGTGACGCGCAAGCCGCTCGGTGTGGTGGGCATCATTTCGCCATGGAACCTGCCGCTGTTGTTGCTGACGTGGAAGGTGGCGCCCGCGCTCGCGATGGGCAACTGCGTGGTGGCCAAACCATCGGAGGAAACGCCCGGCTCGGCGACACTGCTGGCCGAGGTGATCCATGAAGTCGGCTTGCCACACGGGGTATTCAACTTGATCCATGGTCATGGGCCTAACGCGGCAGGCGAGTTCTTGTCCCGTCATCCGGACATCAGTGCAATCACATTCACTGGCGAGTCGCGCACCGGCAGCACCATCATGAAGACGGTTGCCGATGGCGTGAAGAACATCTCGTTCGAGTTGGGTGGCAAGAACGCAGCGGTCGTGTTCGCTGACGCCGATTTCGATGCTGCGGTCGACGGTGTGGCCAAATCGAGCTTCACGAACGCCGGGCAGGTCTGCCTGTGCAGCGAGCGAGTGTACGTCGAGCGGCCGATCTTCGAGCGCTTCGTGGCCGCACTGAAGCAAAAGGCGCAGGCGCTGCGCGTGGGCGCGCCGGAGGATCCGACCACTACGATGGGGCCGTTGATTTCACAACACCATCGCGACAAGGTGCTGTCGTATTTCCGGTTGGCCGTCGAGGAAGGGGCCAACGTGGTGACCGGCGGCGATGTCCCGCATTTCGGCGATGCCCGGGATCGTGGCGCATTCGTAAATCCGACCATCTGGACAGGCCTGCCGGATACCGCGCGCTGCGTGACCGAGGAGATCTTTGGGCCGGTTTGTCATGTGGCGCCGTTCGACAGTGAGGAGGAGGTGATTGGCCGCGTCAACCATAGCGCCTACGGTCTGGCGGCAAGCGTCTGGACGACGCGCCTGGCCCGAGGCCACCGTGTCGCGCGCCAGATCGAGACTGGCATTGTGTGGGTCAACACGTGGTTCGTGCGCGACCTGCGCACGCCATTCGGCGGTGCCAAGCTGTCGGGCATCGGTCGCGAAGGCGGTCGACATTCACTCGACTTCTACTCTGAACTTACCAATGTTTGCGTGAAGATCGGATAA